One genomic region from Fusobacterium sp. IOR10 encodes:
- a CDS encoding ABC transporter substrate-binding protein — MRKFKKISILLLFLSFGLSSFSMKLENNKYFDNYGNHIKLKKYKRIIITDPSCVEIFYLIGAEDRIVGIAKTKISKMWPSEKIKNLESVGTISRPSIEKIIKLKPDLVILNVMSQRIVDTLKEQNIPFVVERATNFQEIFTKIKAYGKITGNDESAQLLIKEKKIQLNKIKEKISKHKKEKRGLVLYSNSPLLAYNSKSIPGEIMKLFNIKNLGNTALGNTHIISADYILEKNPEIIICTMKIRNVETLIKRNPYLKYTDAYKNNRIYIFESREILRGSPRIIDNLDEIYEVLYK, encoded by the coding sequence ATGAGAAAATTTAAAAAAATATCTATATTATTATTATTTCTTTCCTTTGGACTTTCTTCATTTTCAATGAAGTTGGAAAATAATAAATATTTTGACAATTATGGTAACCATATTAAACTAAAAAAATATAAACGTATAATAATTACAGATCCATCTTGTGTTGAAATTTTTTATTTAATTGGAGCTGAAGATAGAATTGTAGGTATAGCTAAAACAAAAATAAGTAAAATGTGGCCAAGTGAAAAAATTAAAAATCTTGAATCTGTGGGAACTATATCTAGGCCTTCAATTGAAAAAATAATTAAACTAAAACCTGATTTGGTCATTTTAAATGTAATGTCCCAAAGAATTGTCGATACTTTGAAAGAACAAAATATTCCATTTGTTGTGGAGAGAGCAACTAATTTTCAGGAGATTTTTACAAAAATTAAAGCATATGGAAAAATAACTGGAAATGATGAAAGTGCACAGTTATTAATAAAAGAAAAAAAAATTCAATTAAATAAAATAAAAGAAAAAATTTCTAAACATAAAAAAGAGAAAAGGGGATTAGTTCTATATTCAAATTCCCCTCTTCTAGCCTATAACTCAAAGAGTATACCTGGAGAAATTATGAAATTATTTAATATTAAAAATTTGGGAAATACCGCCCTTGGAAATACCCACATTATCTCAGCTGATTATATTTTAGAAAAAAATCCTGAAATTATTATTTGTACTATGAAAATTAGGAATGTTGAAACTTTAATAAAGAGAAATCCCTATCTTAAATATACAGATGCCTATAAAAATAATAGAATATATATATTTGAATCAAGGGAAATACTAAGAGGTAGTCCTAGAATTATTGATAATTTAGATGAAATATACGAGGTGTTATATAAATGA
- a CDS encoding efflux RND transporter periplasmic adaptor subunit has translation MKVNKKMIVTFVIVAIFSGGLFFKLNSKNKNLKTYEVFKIKIGNGKGYINASGKVEANDTKDVFVDKKLKVDQVFIQEGDFVKKGQLLMTFDETQRNNIKRNLERKKIQLNKQKRNLKIIKGLFEIGGSSVNEVKDLEEDIQLLEIDIEEYNEDLSKTAEKILSPVSGTISSLKAQENYLVDTDQALLKIMDLSNIKIVLEIPEYDIKDIKINQELILKPEVFENKKEFNGKVTKIAKISKTSSITSENIVEVEVKPLEDIPDIVPGFKVSATIYLEENKNKILIPKTSILEENNKYYVFSTDEDGVLSKIYIEIKSIDGDKVIVLNGLKENDEILKTPFENLKVGDKILTSEESKGDDKNDNRSSKSK, from the coding sequence ATGAAAGTAAATAAAAAAATGATTGTCACATTTGTAATTGTTGCTATTTTCAGTGGAGGACTTTTCTTTAAATTAAACTCTAAAAATAAAAACTTAAAAACTTATGAAGTATTTAAAATTAAAATTGGAAATGGAAAGGGATATATTAATGCTTCTGGAAAAGTTGAAGCAAATGATACTAAAGATGTTTTTGTTGATAAAAAACTAAAGGTTGATCAAGTGTTTATTCAAGAGGGAGATTTTGTGAAAAAGGGTCAATTACTTATGACCTTTGATGAAACCCAAAGAAATAATATTAAGAGAAACTTAGAAAGAAAAAAAATTCAATTAAACAAACAAAAAAGAAATCTAAAGATAATTAAAGGACTATTTGAAATAGGAGGAAGTTCAGTAAATGAAGTTAAGGATTTAGAGGAAGATATTCAATTATTAGAAATAGATATTGAAGAGTATAATGAAGATTTATCCAAAACTGCTGAAAAGATATTAAGTCCTGTAAGTGGTACTATTTCTTCTTTAAAAGCTCAGGAAAATTATCTTGTTGATACTGATCAAGCTCTTTTGAAAATTATGGATCTATCAAATATTAAAATAGTCTTAGAAATACCTGAGTATGACATTAAAGATATTAAAATTAATCAAGAATTAATACTGAAACCAGAAGTTTTTGAAAATAAAAAAGAATTTAATGGAAAAGTAACTAAAATAGCTAAAATTTCAAAAACCTCATCAATAACATCTGAAAACATTGTGGAAGTGGAAGTTAAACCCCTTGAAGATATCCCTGATATTGTTCCAGGGTTTAAAGTTTCTGCCACTATATATTTAGAAGAAAATAAAAATAAAATTCTTATACCAAAAACCTCAATTCTAGAAGAAAACAATAAATACTATGTCTTTTCCACTGATGAAGATGGAGTTTTATCTAAAATATATATTGAAATAAAATCCATTGATGGAGATAAAGTTATTGTTTTAAATGGGCTAAAAGAAAATGATGAAATTCTTAAAACTCCCTTTGAAAATTTAAAAGTTGGAGATAAAATTCTTACTTCTGAAGAATCTAAAGGGGATGATAAAAATGATAATAGAAGTTCGAAATCTAAATAA
- a CDS encoding iron-containing alcohol dehydrogenase produces MENFKYYTPTKVIFGKDTEKEIGNLLKEFNGKKILIHYGGGSVVRSGLLAKVKNYLKESNIDYIELGGVKPNPRLSLVKKGIELGKRENIDFILAIGGGSVIDSAKGIGYGMMIDYDVWDLYSKNKFSNNCMPIGVILTMAAAGSEMSPSSVITNEEGWLKRSFSIDNARPKFAILNPELTYTLPKYQSASGIVDIMMHTMERYFSPTGNMEITDEIAEGLIRTVIRNAPIIMENPADYESRGEIMWASSLAHNGLTGCGGTGDWSSHQLEHELGGIYDVAHGAGLSAIWGSWARYVFKENPKRFARFANKIFNIENIGDENTALLGIETMEKFYKSIDMPTNLKELGLELSLEEIKILANKCSFNGKRTIGSFKELTEQDMFEIYNNAK; encoded by the coding sequence ATGGAAAATTTTAAATATTACACACCAACTAAAGTTATCTTTGGTAAAGATACAGAAAAAGAAATTGGAAATCTTTTAAAAGAATTTAATGGTAAGAAAATCTTGATTCATTATGGAGGAGGAAGTGTTGTTCGTAGTGGTTTACTTGCTAAAGTAAAAAACTATCTAAAAGAAAGTAATATTGATTACATAGAATTAGGAGGAGTAAAACCTAATCCTAGGTTGTCCCTTGTTAAAAAAGGAATAGAACTTGGGAAAAGAGAAAACATTGATTTTATATTAGCTATTGGTGGAGGAAGTGTTATAGATTCTGCTAAGGGAATAGGATATGGAATGATGATTGACTATGACGTTTGGGATTTGTATTCTAAAAATAAATTTTCAAATAACTGTATGCCAATTGGAGTTATACTAACAATGGCTGCAGCTGGAAGTGAAATGAGTCCTAGTAGTGTTATTACAAATGAAGAAGGGTGGCTAAAGAGATCCTTTAGTATTGACAATGCTAGACCTAAATTTGCTATATTAAATCCTGAATTAACTTATACATTACCTAAATATCAAAGTGCCAGTGGAATCGTTGATATTATGATGCATACTATGGAAAGATATTTTTCTCCAACTGGAAATATGGAAATAACTGATGAAATTGCTGAAGGATTAATCAGAACAGTTATAAGAAACGCTCCTATAATTATGGAAAATCCAGCAGATTATGAAAGTAGAGGTGAAATTATGTGGGCTAGTTCCCTTGCACATAATGGTCTTACTGGATGTGGAGGCACTGGAGACTGGTCTTCTCATCAATTGGAACATGAGTTAGGTGGGATCTATGATGTGGCTCATGGAGCTGGACTGTCTGCTATTTGGGGTTCTTGGGCTAGATATGTTTTTAAAGAAAATCCAAAAAGATTTGCTCGTTTTGCAAATAAAATATTTAATATAGAAAATATTGGAGATGAAAATACAGCTCTTTTAGGAATAGAAACAATGGAAAAATTTTATAAAAGTATAGATATGCCAACTAATTTAAAAGAATTAGGATTAGAACTATCCCTTGAAGAAATTAAAATTTTAGCTAATAAATGCAGCTTTAATGGCAAGAGAACCATTGGTTCATTTAAAGAATTAACTGAACAAGATATGTTTGAGATTTATAATAATGCAAAATAA
- the coaBC gene encoding bifunctional phosphopantothenoylcysteine decarboxylase/phosphopantothenate--cysteine ligase CoaBC, translated as MKNILIGVCGGIAAYKSANIVSKLKKKGYNVKVIMTKNATEIIAPLTLETLSRNKVFVDMWDKNRGYEVEHISLGEWADLCLIAPATYNIVGKIANGIADDMLSTVISACTCDKFIALAMNVNMYNNPILKDNIEKLKKYNYHFIDSDEGFLACNTNAKGRLKNEDDIVNIIDNYFLSKKRKKLLTGKKLLLTAGRTEEPLDPVRYFSNNSSGKMGYSIAEQAVKLGAKVTLISGPTDLDVPKGLSEFVQVKTAKEMYEAVLKRFDDTDIGIACAAVADYKPKVCSDQKIKKNTDELVIVLDKNPDILYNMGLRKDKQILVGFAAETENIIENATKKLKKKNLDMIVANNAHNMKSSNNAATFIKKDGSMKEYEQKPKIDLAFDILTEVSNIITK; from the coding sequence ATGAAAAATATTTTAATTGGAGTTTGTGGTGGTATTGCTGCTTACAAATCTGCTAACATAGTTTCAAAATTAAAGAAAAAAGGATATAATGTTAAAGTTATTATGACTAAAAATGCAACAGAAATAATAGCTCCCCTTACTTTGGAAACTCTTTCTAGAAATAAAGTTTTTGTTGATATGTGGGATAAAAACAGAGGATATGAAGTTGAACATATTTCCCTTGGTGAATGGGCTGATCTTTGTCTTATTGCCCCTGCCACTTATAATATTGTAGGTAAAATTGCAAATGGAATAGCTGATGATATGTTATCTACTGTTATATCTGCTTGTACATGTGATAAATTTATTGCTCTTGCAATGAATGTTAATATGTATAACAATCCTATTCTAAAGGATAATATTGAAAAATTAAAAAAATATAACTATCATTTTATAGATTCTGATGAAGGATTTTTAGCTTGTAACACTAATGCTAAAGGTCGTTTAAAAAATGAAGATGATATTGTTAATATTATTGATAATTATTTTTTAAGTAAAAAAAGAAAAAAATTACTTACAGGTAAGAAACTCCTTCTAACAGCTGGAAGGACTGAAGAACCTTTGGATCCTGTTAGATATTTTAGTAATAATTCAAGTGGAAAGATGGGATATTCCATAGCTGAGCAAGCTGTTAAATTAGGAGCTAAAGTTACTTTAATCTCTGGACCTACTGATCTTGATGTTCCCAAGGGATTATCTGAATTTGTACAAGTTAAAACAGCTAAGGAAATGTACGAGGCTGTTTTAAAAAGATTTGATGACACAGATATTGGAATTGCATGTGCTGCAGTTGCAGATTATAAACCTAAAGTGTGTTCTGATCAAAAAATAAAGAAAAATACTGATGAGCTTGTTATTGTCCTAGATAAAAATCCAGATATTCTTTATAATATGGGCCTTAGAAAAGATAAACAGATTTTAGTTGGATTTGCTGCTGAAACTGAAAATATAATTGAAAATGCAACTAAAAAACTTAAAAAGAAAAACCTTGATATGATAGTTGCAAATAATGCCCATAATATGAAAAGTTCTAATAATGCTGCTACATTTATAAAAAAAGACGGAAGCATGAAAGAATATGAACAAAAACCTAAAATTGATCTTGCTTTTGATATTTTAACAGAAGTATCAAACATAATAACTAAATAA
- a CDS encoding ABC transporter ATP-binding protein has protein sequence MIIEVRNLNKYYKNGENSLHALKDLSFSIEKGEFVAIMGSSGSGKSTMMNILGCLDKEFSGTYILDDINVSSIKEDRLCKVRNLKIGFIFQAFNLLPKLSALENVELPLVYAGIHKSIREKKAKEVLEKVGLGDRMYHKPNELSGGQKQRVAIARAIVNDPAIILADEPTGNLDSVSENEIMNFFKELNDQGKTIIIVSHEPEVAKFCKRILLFKDGEIIKDGESK, from the coding sequence ATGATAATAGAAGTTCGAAATCTAAATAAATATTATAAAAATGGAGAAAACTCTTTGCACGCTCTAAAAGATTTGTCATTTAGTATAGAAAAGGGAGAATTTGTGGCTATTATGGGAAGTAGCGGAAGTGGAAAATCTACCATGATGAATATTTTAGGATGCCTTGATAAGGAATTTAGTGGAACGTATATTTTAGATGATATTAATGTTTCTTCAATAAAAGAAGATAGATTATGTAAAGTTAGAAATTTAAAGATCGGTTTTATTTTTCAAGCATTTAATCTCCTTCCAAAATTGTCAGCTCTAGAAAATGTAGAACTTCCTTTAGTTTATGCTGGAATTCATAAAAGCATTAGAGAAAAAAAAGCAAAAGAAGTTTTAGAAAAAGTAGGACTAGGTGATAGAATGTATCATAAGCCAAATGAATTATCTGGAGGTCAGAAACAAAGGGTGGCAATTGCTAGGGCTATAGTTAATGACCCTGCAATAATATTAGCTGATGAACCTACTGGAAATTTAGATAGTGTATCTGAAAATGAAATTATGAATTTTTTTAAAGAATTAAATGATCAAGGAAAAACTATAATAATAGTAAGTCATGAGCCTGAAGTTGCTAAATTTTGTAAAAGAATACTTTTGTTTAAAGACGGTGAAATTATAAAAGATGGTGAGAGCAAATGA
- a CDS encoding TIGR03905 family TSCPD domain-containing protein, with translation MKFYKTTGTCSREIGIIVKDDIIEKVEFVGGCDGNTSGLSSLLTGMKIDDVINRLKNITCKTKPTSCPDQLAQILEKNYIK, from the coding sequence ATGAAATTTTATAAAACAACAGGAACTTGTTCTAGAGAAATTGGAATAATTGTTAAGGATGACATTATTGAAAAGGTTGAATTTGTAGGTGGCTGTGATGGTAACACTAGTGGTCTTTCTAGTCTTTTAACAGGAATGAAAATAGATGATGTTATTAATAGATTAAAGAATATTACTTGTAAAACTAAACCAACTTCTTGTCCAGATCAACTTGCTCAAATATTAGAAAAAAATTATATTAAATAA
- a CDS encoding ABC transporter ATP-binding protein, which yields MKVKKLILKYYKKEKKLLVIFIIFNLLVTFLDLTAPLVVKKIIDTAIPNKNLNMISYLSLMVLAMYGIRTAFAIVSFSRGQLMGNRIKFHMRNDLFSHMLKQSTEFFNKKEKGELIARITSDLENSSSLLYRGLQDSISAGGALIGSFFLMLFFSPILTLIIFAPFPFGFLFVYSKNRKLKSGYREIRKNNSNFTSTTYELLRVIFFLKDNVLENYAENKFRESNNNLLMAEKRNYLNVGIFMSGVTFYVHLTQIILIGFGGYLYTQNKITIGIIISFLLLVDRFKISLIKLAGLTDNYQKGMSGINRLNSMLDTDYTILNGTKKITSPFEVLTFKNVSFSYGNENILNNLSFSIRAKEKIAIVGKSGIGKSTILNLIKKNYLPDSGDIFINNINYKDMSKKNLLNIMGILNNSENILYETVEKNISIVKNKSTYENIVEACKQAYIDETIEKLPKKYKSIMGNKGTIMSTGQNQRISFARLFLKKPEIILLDEATSGLDRISEKIIINNILNFLKEKTVIFVTHRLDIIKNFDRILVFNENGIVEDDNFEKLIEKHGEFYTLYKKNNIKEN from the coding sequence ATGAAAGTAAAAAAATTAATTTTAAAATACTATAAAAAAGAAAAGAAATTATTGGTTATATTTATAATATTTAATTTACTTGTAACATTCCTAGACTTAACTGCACCTTTGGTAGTTAAAAAAATTATAGATACAGCTATTCCAAATAAAAATTTAAATATGATTTCTTATTTATCTCTTATGGTTTTGGCCATGTATGGGATTAGAACTGCCTTTGCAATTGTTTCATTTAGTAGAGGTCAGCTTATGGGAAATAGAATTAAATTTCACATGAGAAATGATTTGTTTTCCCATATGCTTAAACAATCCACTGAATTTTTCAATAAAAAAGAAAAAGGTGAATTAATAGCTAGAATAACAAGTGACTTGGAAAATTCATCATCTTTACTTTATAGAGGACTTCAAGATTCTATTTCTGCAGGGGGAGCTCTAATAGGTAGTTTTTTCCTTATGCTCTTCTTTAGTCCAATATTAACTTTAATTATTTTTGCACCTTTTCCATTTGGATTTTTATTTGTATATTCTAAAAATAGAAAATTAAAATCAGGTTATAGAGAAATAAGAAAAAATAATAGTAATTTCACTAGCACTACCTATGAATTACTTAGAGTTATATTTTTCTTAAAGGATAACGTTCTTGAAAACTATGCTGAAAACAAATTTCGAGAAAGTAATAACAACCTTTTAATGGCAGAAAAAAGAAATTATTTAAATGTTGGGATTTTTATGTCTGGAGTAACATTTTATGTTCATTTAACTCAAATAATTTTAATAGGTTTTGGAGGATATTTATATACACAAAACAAAATCACAATTGGTATTATTATTTCTTTTTTACTTTTAGTTGATAGATTCAAAATTTCTCTAATTAAACTTGCAGGTCTTACAGATAATTATCAAAAGGGAATGTCTGGTATAAATAGGCTGAACAGTATGTTAGATACAGATTATACCATTCTTAATGGTACTAAAAAAATTACTTCTCCCTTTGAAGTTCTTACTTTTAAAAATGTTTCCTTCTCATATGGAAATGAAAACATTTTAAACAATCTTTCCTTTAGTATTAGAGCCAAGGAAAAGATAGCTATTGTTGGGAAAAGTGGAATTGGGAAATCAACTATTTTAAATTTGATTAAAAAAAATTACTTACCTGATTCAGGAGATATTTTTATTAACAACATTAATTACAAGGATATGAGCAAAAAAAATCTTTTAAATATAATGGGAATATTAAATAATTCAGAAAATATACTCTATGAAACAGTTGAAAAAAATATTTCCATTGTAAAAAATAAAAGTACCTATGAAAATATAGTTGAAGCTTGTAAACAAGCATACATTGATGAAACAATTGAAAAATTACCTAAAAAATATAAAAGTATCATGGGAAATAAGGGAACTATAATGAGTACTGGTCAAAATCAAAGAATTTCCTTTGCTAGACTATTCTTAAAAAAACCAGAAATTATACTACTAGATGAAGCAACCTCTGGATTAGATAGAATTTCTGAGAAAATAATTATAAATAATATTTTAAATTTTTTAAAGGAAAAAACAGTTATCTTTGTTACACATAGACTAGATATTATTAAGAATTTTGACAGAATCTTAGTTTTTAATGAAAATGGAATTGTTGAAGATGATAATTTTGAAAAATTAATTGAAAAACATGGGGAATTCTACACTTTATATAAAAAGAATAATATTAAGGAAAATTAA
- a CDS encoding GNAT family N-acetyltransferase, with amino-acid sequence MEMVIKKFQDLTSIELYEILRARGEVFVVGQKILYNDADGKDYSSWHLMLKEENKIIGYLRIIQAGVSYKSVSIGRVLVIESERKRQLGRKILKGAIDYIKNQLKEKEIIISAQFYLKKFYESLGFVAITEMYIEEGIEHIKMKLEL; translated from the coding sequence ATGGAAATGGTAATAAAAAAATTTCAAGATCTAACAAGCATAGAGTTATATGAAATATTAAGAGCAAGAGGAGAAGTTTTTGTAGTAGGACAAAAGATTTTATATAATGATGCAGATGGAAAAGATTATAGTTCTTGGCATTTAATGTTAAAGGAAGAAAATAAAATTATAGGATATTTGAGAATTATACAAGCTGGTGTTTCATATAAAAGTGTTTCAATTGGTAGGGTTTTAGTTATAGAGTCAGAAAGAAAGAGACAACTAGGAAGAAAAATATTAAAGGGAGCTATTGATTATATAAAAAATCAATTGAAAGAAAAGGAAATAATTATTTCAGCTCAATTTTATTTAAAGAAATTTTATGAGTCTTTGGGGTTTGTAGCAATTACAGAAATGTATATTGAAGAGGGAATAGAACATATAAAAATGAAATTAGAATTATAG
- a CDS encoding TolC family protein has protein sequence MKRKAILFFMISILSFSEDLTLDTMLNNISTNSYEKNIYNIDTKKNKVNQKFYTLDNYNGITGSSKNTYLREDRTYKTSGTISYGDFYINGSKEENEESELILGINKNIKDMIYSENDKNLNNNNLDKKINKLEYLKNIETKKLNLVDLYRDYKNIEFEIIAKTNGVKTLENEEEILKKSFKLGKSPKIDLKSATINRLNLEIELKYLKKNKAKIEERFLYDFKINVAGNTLMNIPKKTDVLDKFLNNIGNKDLDILKIQKNKIKENINYLKYDNKYPDISIGLEHDFGSKEESIKENRIFLEISKDLFYYDNDLENEKYNYQRKMLTISEETDKRNSEILKTKEEYDNLLMEYQVNKNKANLEKNKYDIKKLEYKLGKVTYLDLIDNFNDYLTYKINAEKSKNNLNAYIYKIIIRGDI, from the coding sequence ATGAAAAGAAAAGCAATCTTATTTTTCATGATTTCTATTTTAAGTTTTAGTGAAGATTTAACCCTAGACACTATGCTAAATAATATTTCAACAAATTCCTATGAAAAAAATATTTATAATATAGATACAAAAAAAAATAAAGTCAACCAAAAATTTTATACCCTAGATAATTATAATGGAATTACAGGTAGTTCAAAAAACACTTATCTTAGGGAAGATAGAACATATAAAACAAGTGGAACTATTTCCTATGGAGATTTTTATATCAATGGTTCAAAGGAAGAAAATGAAGAATCTGAACTAATTTTAGGTATTAACAAGAATATTAAGGATATGATTTATTCAGAAAATGATAAAAATTTAAATAATAATAATCTTGATAAAAAAATTAATAAACTAGAATACCTTAAAAATATTGAAACTAAAAAATTGAACTTAGTTGATCTATACAGGGATTATAAAAATATAGAGTTTGAAATAATAGCTAAAACCAACGGAGTAAAAACTTTAGAAAACGAAGAAGAAATATTAAAAAAATCCTTTAAACTAGGTAAAAGTCCTAAAATAGATCTCAAATCTGCAACTATAAACAGATTAAATTTAGAAATAGAATTAAAATATTTGAAAAAAAACAAAGCTAAAATAGAAGAAAGATTTTTATATGATTTCAAAATAAATGTAGCAGGAAACACCCTAATGAATATACCTAAAAAAACTGATGTCTTGGACAAATTTCTAAATAATATTGGAAATAAGGATTTGGATATTTTAAAAATTCAAAAAAACAAAATAAAAGAAAATATAAATTATTTGAAATATGACAATAAGTACCCTGATATATCAATAGGTTTAGAACATGATTTTGGATCTAAAGAGGAATCCATTAAAGAAAATAGAATATTTTTAGAAATATCTAAAGATTTATTTTACTATGACAATGATTTGGAAAATGAAAAATATAATTATCAGAGAAAAATGTTAACTATATCTGAAGAAACTGACAAAAGGAATTCAGAAATTTTAAAAACTAAGGAAGAATATGATAATTTACTCATGGAATATCAAGTTAATAAAAACAAAGCTAATTTAGAAAAGAATAAGTATGATATTAAAAAGTTAGAATACAAACTTGGAAAAGTAACATATTTAGATTTAATTGATAATTTTAACGACTATTTAACATATAAAATTAATGCTGAAAAATCAAAAAATAATTTAAACGCATATATCTATAAAATTATAATTAGAGGAGACATATAA
- a CDS encoding DUF2147 domain-containing protein, producing MKKIIGLLFLLGTISFGKSGYEGYWMMPKGKFIIKIDKKASEEYVGHVVWLKDFVYPKGDKMEGIEQYDRNNPNKELRVKSRKVMGLKIVGELYEKNGKLKGGWVYDSWHGKLYHGSAKLVDNDTLKLRGSIDKMGIIGVSQRAKRVENLEKYNLK from the coding sequence ATGAAAAAAATAATAGGTTTATTATTTTTATTAGGTACAATTTCCTTTGGAAAATCTGGATATGAAGGATATTGGATGATGCCAAAAGGAAAGTTCATTATAAAAATAGATAAAAAAGCAAGTGAAGAATATGTGGGTCATGTTGTTTGGTTAAAAGATTTTGTCTATCCTAAAGGGGATAAGATGGAAGGAATCGAGCAATATGATAGAAACAATCCGAATAAAGAATTAAGGGTTAAAAGTAGAAAGGTAATGGGTCTTAAAATTGTTGGGGAACTATATGAAAAAAATGGGAAACTAAAAGGTGGTTGGGTTTACGATTCTTGGCATGGGAAACTTTATCATGGAAGCGCTAAATTAGTGGATAATGATACATTGAAATTAAGAGGATCCATTGATAAGATGGGAATAATTGGTGTAAGCCAAAGAGCTAAAAGAGTTGAAAATTTAGAGAAATATAATTTAAAATAA
- a CDS encoding ABC transporter permease — protein MNFLESFKSAIKSLTGNRARSFLTMLGIIIGITSVITMSAIGKGGQESITGKLKEGGYGKFTIFVDKKAKDFRWKYLFDDVLVEKLNNSNYFKNVTPYVRDRMYSKIKDNFSRVWFTGSTPAVEDIDKVEMLSGRNFLSFEYKNAEKVAIIDDITAKNLYGSIDNALGKEYYLFKNRKSAGIPYEIVGVYKNPFKGFANALGGLRIPRFIRFPLSTYDRIYNLDNSSSYEELLIEAKDPEKSQESMVKSKEILEEITGVKDLYEVEALAKGSSSFDNILSTLNIFVTFVAGISLFVGGIGVMNIMLVSVIERTKEIGIRKSIGATNKDILLQFLIESIILTGLGGIIGIFLGFVLGELIGKVIGITPLFSFSSIITSLIVSTFIGIIFGVIPAKKAAELNPIEALRAE, from the coding sequence ATGAATTTCTTAGAAAGTTTTAAAAGTGCTATAAAAAGTTTAACAGGTAATAGAGCTAGATCTTTTTTAACTATGCTAGGAATTATCATAGGAATAACTTCTGTTATAACTATGTCTGCAATAGGTAAAGGTGGACAAGAGAGTATTACAGGTAAATTAAAAGAAGGGGGCTATGGAAAATTTACAATATTTGTTGATAAAAAGGCAAAGGACTTTAGATGGAAATATCTTTTTGATGATGTTCTAGTTGAAAAATTAAATAACAGCAATTATTTTAAAAATGTAACTCCCTATGTGAGGGATAGAATGTACTCTAAAATTAAAGATAATTTTAGTAGAGTTTGGTTTACTGGGTCCACCCCTGCTGTTGAAGATATTGATAAGGTTGAAATGCTTTCTGGAAGAAATTTTTTAAGTTTTGAGTATAAAAATGCTGAAAAAGTTGCTATAATTGATGATATAACAGCTAAAAATTTATATGGTTCAATTGATAATGCTCTTGGAAAGGAATATTATCTTTTTAAAAATAGAAAATCTGCAGGTATTCCCTATGAAATTGTAGGAGTTTATAAAAATCCTTTTAAAGGTTTTGCCAATGCTCTTGGGGGACTTAGAATACCTAGGTTTATTAGATTTCCATTATCAACCTATGATAGAATCTATAATTTAGATAATTCTAGTTCCTATGAAGAACTGCTTATTGAAGCAAAAGATCCAGAAAAATCACAGGAAAGCATGGTTAAATCAAAGGAAATACTAGAGGAAATTACTGGAGTTAAAGATTTATATGAAGTTGAGGCTCTTGCTAAGGGTTCTTCATCCTTTGATAACATCCTTAGTACCCTTAATATATTTGTAACTTTTGTAGCTGGAATTTCTCTTTTTGTAGGGGGAATTGGAGTTATGAACATAATGCTTGTTAGTGTTATTGAAAGAACAAAGGAAATTGGAATAAGAAAATCTATTGGAGCTACTAATAAAGATATTCTTCTTCAATTTTTAATAGAGTCCATTATACTAACAGGACTTGGAGGAATTATTGGAATCTTTTTAGGATTTGTTTTAGGAGAACTAATTGGAAAAGTAATTGGGATAACCCCTTTATTCTCCTTTAGCTCAATTATTACATCCCTTATTGTTTCAACTTTTATAGGAATTATTTTCGGTGTTATACCTGCAAAAAAAGCTGCTGAATTAAACCCAATCGAAGCTCTTAGAGCTGAATAA